In the genome of Helicobacter ganmani, the window TTCTACCAAATTCAAACTCCAAAAAAAGGAAGTCTTTTGATATGGAACATTGACGCGCCCAATTGCTGGCAATAAAGTCTTATAAGCATCTATCACAGGATTAACCAAAACGGCTTTAAGGTGATATTTCTGCGCCAAAAATGTTGCATAGTAACCTCCAAGCGAACTTCCAATCAAGCAAATTTTGTGTGTCTTGGAATATTCTGCAATCAAAGATTCCGCAAGAGCAATTGCCAAAGTTGGCACATAGGAGAGATTAGGCGTGAGTGCATCGGGCGCAAAAGTGATGATTTGTTTCCCTTTGTAACATAATCCAACACTACGAAACCCATGCAAATACAACAACACGACTAAACTCCCAAAAAATTATTTTACAGCTTTTAATGCAGCTTCGTAATCTGGCTCGCTTGTAATTTCACTTACAATTTCTTTATGCACGATTTGTCCATCAGGATTGACAACAAATACTGCGCGTGTTAGTAAGCCCTCTAATGGAGAACCTGCTAGAATCACGCCATAAGAATCTCCAAAATCCTTATTTCTAAAATCACTCAATGCAATTACATTTTCAATTCCTTCAGTAGAACAAAATCTGCCTTGAGCAAAAGGAAGGTCAAGAGAAACAACAAAAACTTGTGTATTAGGAATATTTGCTGCTTTTTCATTAAATTTTCTTGTTTGTGTTGCGCAAACTCCTGTATCCAAAGAAGGTACAACATTGATAATTTGGTATTTACCACTTGCTCCACCTACGCTTTTGACACTTAAATCTCCTGCTACCAAATCAACCTTTGGTGCTTTATCTCCAACTTGAACTGCTTTACCCGCAAGTGTTACTGCGTTACCTTTAAAAGTTACCATTTTATTTCCTTAAAAAATTAATTGAGTTTTTATTATTAAATAACGAAACTAAATTTTAGATTAAAATGCTTCAATTCTTGGGCGAGTTTGCAGAGAATAAATGGTATCAAATTCTTCAAGTTGATAAGATTCTATTGCCACGCGTCCAATCATTGCGGCATTATCCGAACAAAATTCCAAAGGAGAAAGCAATAATGTAACACCATAATCCCTGCACATCTTTTCTATTTGTTCCCTTAAAGCAAGATTGGCACTTGCTCCACCTACGACTCCAAAATGCTTCCATTGATGAGAGTTGGAACGATTCTGCTCAAAAAATATTTTACATTTTTGCATCAAGTGCGTTATGGCAGATTTTTGGAAGCTAGCACAGAGGTTTGTTTTAAATTCCTCACTTAAAATCCCTTTGGATTCCTTTTCCCTTTCAATTTGCATTCTTACCGCATTTTTTAATCCTGAAAAACTAAAGGCATATTGCTTCTTGCTACGCAATGGAATAGGAAAATTATAAATATCACTCTTTCCCTGTTTCGCATAAGATTCCACGATTGGTCCGCCGGGATAACCAAGCAAGAGCATTTTTGCTACCTTATCAAAACTTTCACCAAAACTATCATCTAGGCTTTGTGCGCAAATGCTAATATCGTGGAATCCCTGTGCTTCAAGCAATAGTGTATGTCCTCCCGAAACAAGCAAAACTCCTAGAGGAAAAACTGCTTCAGATTCTAAGAACAAAGAATACAAATGCCCTTTTAAATGATTTACACCAATGATTGGAATATTTAATGAAAAAGCCAAAGTTTTTGCCATTATTAAACCTTCCATTAAAGTTACATTTAAACCCGGTTCTGTGGTAATGGCAATAGCTTTTACTTCCTTAAAATAAGGCTTGACTTTCTCTAAAATAAGAGGTAAGGATTCTGCGTGCAGGCGACTTGCAAGCTCTGGAACGACGCCACCAAAAGCAGAATGTTGTTTTTCTTGAGAGATTTTTTGATGAAAGATTAAAAGTTTAGAATCAATTTGAGTGAGTGCGATAGAACTATCATCGCAACTACTTTCAATACTTAAGATAAGCCCACTCAAAAGATTCTCTTAGTTTATGCGTTTTGGTCTAAAACATTTACACCCAAGCTTGCTAATTTTTTATCTACTTTTTCTAAAGCTTTTTCCAAAGTTTCTTTGCTAATATCAGGCAAATTACCACCCCAAGCTTTTTCTGCTTGATTGTAACCTCTGATGATTCCCTCTCTACCAGCTTTCAATTTCTCAACATCATCTCCTGCACCAGCTAAAACAAAATCTGCGATTCTGTCTGATGTTTTTGCAACACCAAAAAATCCGTCCTCTGCAATTAATGCTTTTGCTTCATCTTGTGTAAGTTCTTGAATAGGCTTCCCATCATAGCCAATAGAACTTAAATCCAAACCTTTTAGAATCCCACTTAGTTTAAAAGGGTCATTCATCGCACTTGTATTTGAACCAAAAAGCCCATTTTGCGAAGAGAAATTTGTCTCACTTGAAATCGTAACATTCATTTGAAATTGCATAATATAACCTGTTACCAAAGACTTTGCATCAATGTTTAAAGCCGCTTCTTGTATCTTTTTATTTCTATCTTCCGCCGAAGTTTCGTCCTTTTTAAGCGGATTAGAACTCATTGCATTTTGCAAATCGTTTGCATACTCAAAACTACTTTTTGTAGAATTACTAGAAATATTCATTGCCATATTGTCCTCCTTGACAAAAATTTATGTAATAATATCGTCAATTTTTTTAAAAAGAGTATAGAAAATGAAAAAAATTTTTGCAGAATGGGAAAAACAAGATGGAATCTTGCTCTCTTTTCCACATAAAAATTCAGATTGGAAGCCTTATTTAGACGAAGTGCGCAATACATATTGCGAAATTATTTATCCAATTTTACAGGTAGAATCTTGTCTGCTTGTGTGTGAAAATAAAACATCTACCAAAGATTACATAAACAATTATTTTGCCAAAAAAGGCTGGAATCCAAAACTTCTTTCTCGTCTATATTGCGTAGAGATTCCTAGTAACGATACTTGGACGCGTGATTTTGGAGGTATCACGATTACAAAAAACAATCAAAACATTGTACTTGATTTTGGATTTAATGGTTGGGGATTGAAGTTTGCTTCCAATTTTGACAACAAAATCACACGCGAACTTGCTAAACTTGGAATCTTAAAAAACATTAAAACAGAAAATTTAATTTTAGAGGGTGGGAGCATAGAAAGTAACGGGGCTGGCATTTTGCTTACCAACACACAATGCTTGCTAGAGGACAACCGCAATCCAACCTATACACAAAAACAACTTGAAAAAAAACTCAAAAAAACTCTAGGGATTCAACAGATTCTATGGCTAAACTCTGGCTATTTAAGTGGTGATGACACCGATAGCCATATTGATACTCTTGCGCGTTTTGTAGATAAAAAAACTATTGTCTATGTGGGTTGTGCGGACAAAAATGACGAACATTATCCCGCGCTCCTTGCAATGAAAAAGGAGTTGGAAAAATTGCGCGACCTAAAAGGTGAGCCTTTCAAACTCGTTGAATTACCCTTTGTTGGCGCAAAGTATTTTGATAATGAGCGACTTCCCGCAACTTATGCGAACTTTTTATTTTTAAATGGGAGGATTTTACTTCCCACCTATCAAGATTCCAATGATAATCTTGCAAGAGAGATTCTGCAAAACATTTGCCCAAAACACGAAGTCATACCCATTGATTGTTCTGTGCTAATCCGACAACACGGGAGTTTGCATTGTATTAGTATGCAATTTCCAAAAAAGACATTAAATTTTAAAGCTCTTAAGAATCTTAAAATATAAAGTATATTTAAGAATATTTCAGTAGAATTGCGCTTTATTTTTGAAATTAAGCGGAAATGGCGAAACTGGCAGACGCACTAGACTTAGGATCTAGCGCCGCAAGGCATGGAGGTTCAAGTCCTCTTTTCCGCACCATTTTTACTTTACACTTCAAAAACTATCAAATTTTTTGATTTTACTCTATAATCACAACTTTAACTTGCAAAGGAACAAAATGGAATCACACGATTTTGCCTCATTAAAAGAATCTTTCAATACTCTTATTTCACAAGTCAAGCAAAACAATCTCCTTCAATATCAAATTCTAATGTCCAATTGCATTACAAATGCCAAAATCAACAAAAAAGACAAGCAAACCTTGTTACTTCTTTTGCAAGACAGAGATAGAAACTACCTCCGAATCAACCACAACTCCCAAGTTTATACAAAAATCAAAGAATATTTAGCGATTCTACGTCCTCTTAAAATCCAACGCAATGCACTCGTTAGAATCGGTGGCGAAAATGACGGAGGATATGTGATGTGTCGCCCTCTTCTAAAAATTGGGGGGGGGCAAATAGCCCCTATTTGCAAAATGCAAAGGCAATTTCACTAGGAGTTTCCGATTATTCTCCTTGGGATTTAGAAATGGCGGAGATTGGCTATCTAGTGATAGAATATGATGGAAGTATCACACATTCACCCTACACACACCCCAATATTACTTTTCACAAAAAATTCGTTGCAACAAATAATAGCGATTCTACTATTACATTGGAAACACTTCTCAAGGACAATCAGCTAGATTCCACACAGGCGAATATTTTGCAAATTGATATTGAAAATGCAGAATGGGAAATGCTGGAAAATATCAATATAGAAACTTTGGCGCAAAACTTTGCGCAGGTCATTTTTGAATTCCACGGCTGCAATCCCGAAGAAAAAAGTGGATTTCATCAAAGAATCACACAACTTGGGCGTTTAGATAAGCATTTCTGCCCCATTCATTTGCATTTTAATAATCACGGCAAAATCTTTTATTCTAGAGGATTGTTTTTTAGCACCTCCATAGAGGTTAGCTACATTAACCGCAAATGCTTGAAAGATTTGGGTTTCAATGAAAGTCAAAAAATAGAGCAAGGAATCTTAAAAGATTTGGATTCTCCTACTTGGCTTGCAAATCCAGAAATTCCGATTCGGTTTTCTTAATTTTTAAAAAAGGCTTAATTAGATAGAATCCTAGAATTGTCCATTTTGCCTCTTTTGCAGAATCACAAAAGCAGCCAAATTATAAAATCCCAAAGTCTCCCTACTCTGTGATTCTCCCACTATGCGTATAGATATTTGCTCTTTTGCCACGCGCAAAACCCACAAGCGTTACTCCTGTCTCTTGCGCAGCTTTCACTCCCATAAGAGTAGCAGCAGCCTTAGAAATCACAATAGGAATGTTATGCATCACTGCTTTAATCACCATTTCAAGCGATAATCTTCCACTCACATAAAGAATCGCATTGCGTGTATCAAGCCCTTGCAAACGCGCCTTTCCCATTACTTTGTCAATCGCATTGTGTCTCCCAATATCCTCACAAATAAGTGTGGAATCCCGCAAAACCAACATTGCTTTATGCACACAGCCTGTCTTCTCAAACATTTCACTTGGGGATTCAAAGCATTGCAAACACTCAAAAAGCTCACTACACGAAATCTTCCTATCAGATTCCACAAACCGCTCTATAATATGTCCCTCCAAGTTCCCAGCAACTCCTACACAACAGCCAGAAGTTAATGTTTTCTCGCGAAAGAGATTCTTAAGATTCTCCTCTACAATCTCTGCTTCTATTGCAACAGATTTTCCGTCTTTTGCAATCTCCAAACGACGAATCTGTGATACATCATTAATCACACCTTCACTTATCAAAAACCCAACGATATGACAATCTTGTTCTTTTGGGATACTCATAACTGAAAGTAGCTTTTTGCCATTGAGATAAAAGCCAACGCGCTCCTCTGCAATCACACAATCTTCTACAAATCCTAAAGAATCTCCCCCAAACCCACTAGGAGAGATTCTTTCAATTTTCAACGCTTGATAATAGGATTCCATTACGCCGCATTGATTTCTTTATAATAATAACTATGCAAAATTGCAATTTCCTCTTCACCCATATGTCCATCAATGATTGAATGTAAAGCTCCCTCAATCGCAAAGACTGCCATATAAATATGTGTAATCAATAAAGCAACAATTAAAAATCCGATAAAATTGTGCGCTAACGCCATCATTCTTAAAGTATTAATATCGCTGAATTGAAAAAACATAAAAGCGCCAGAAATCACCATTGCAAATCCGCCCAAAGTGCAAACCCAAAACCACATTTTTTGTCCTGCGTTAAACTTCCCTGCCGGAATTGGCTTCTT includes:
- the fdhD gene encoding formate dehydrogenase accessory sulfurtransferase FdhD; amino-acid sequence: MESYYQALKIERISPSGFGGDSLGFVEDCVIAEERVGFYLNGKKLLSVMSIPKEQDCHIVGFLISEGVINDVSQIRRLEIAKDGKSVAIEAEIVEENLKNLFREKTLTSGCCVGVAGNLEGHIIERFVESDRKISCSELFECLQCFESPSEMFEKTGCVHKAMLVLRDSTLICEDIGRHNAIDKVMGKARLQGLDTRNAILYVSGRLSLEMVIKAVMHNIPIVISKAAATLMGVKAAQETGVTLVGFARGKRANIYTHSGRITE
- a CDS encoding hydrogenase-4 component G, which encodes MAMNISSNSTKSSFEYANDLQNAMSSNPLKKDETSAEDRNKKIQEAALNIDAKSLVTGYIMQFQMNVTISSETNFSSQNGLFGSNTSAMNDPFKLSGILKGLDLSSIGYDGKPIQELTQDEAKALIAEDGFFGVAKTSDRIADFVLAGAGDDVEKLKAGREGIIRGYNQAEKAWGGNLPDISKETLEKALEKVDKKLASLGVNVLDQNA
- a CDS encoding agmatine deiminase family protein, encoding MKKIFAEWEKQDGILLSFPHKNSDWKPYLDEVRNTYCEIIYPILQVESCLLVCENKTSTKDYINNYFAKKGWNPKLLSRLYCVEIPSNDTWTRDFGGITITKNNQNIVLDFGFNGWGLKFASNFDNKITRELAKLGILKNIKTENLILEGGSIESNGAGILLTNTQCLLEDNRNPTYTQKQLEKKLKKTLGIQQILWLNSGYLSGDDTDSHIDTLARFVDKKTIVYVGCADKNDEHYPALLAMKKELEKLRDLKGEPFKLVELPFVGAKYFDNERLPATYANFLFLNGRILLPTYQDSNDNLAREILQNICPKHEVIPIDCSVLIRQHGSLHCISMQFPKKTLNFKALKNLKI
- the tsaD gene encoding tRNA (adenosine(37)-N6)-threonylcarbamoyltransferase complex transferase subunit TsaD, with amino-acid sequence MSGLILSIESSCDDSSIALTQIDSKLLIFHQKISQEKQHSAFGGVVPELASRLHAESLPLILEKVKPYFKEVKAIAITTEPGLNVTLMEGLIMAKTLAFSLNIPIIGVNHLKGHLYSLFLESEAVFPLGVLLVSGGHTLLLEAQGFHDISICAQSLDDSFGESFDKVAKMLLLGYPGGPIVESYAKQGKSDIYNFPIPLRSKKQYAFSFSGLKNAVRMQIEREKESKGILSEEFKTNLCASFQKSAITHLMQKCKIFFEQNRSNSHQWKHFGVVGGASANLALREQIEKMCRDYGVTLLLSPLEFCSDNAAMIGRVAIESYQLEEFDTIYSLQTRPRIEAF
- a CDS encoding YqiA/YcfP family alpha/beta fold hydrolase; its protein translation is MLLYLHGFRSVGLCYKGKQIITFAPDALTPNLSYVPTLAIALAESLIAEYSKTHKICLIGSSLGGYYATFLAQKYHLKAVLVNPVIDAYKTLLPAIGRVNVPYQKTSFFWSLNLVESLKQYFVDSITPELYCVLLQKGDQVLDYRIAAHKFKDSKLIIQEGGSHHFDNFMSQKDTILKWAEEN
- the tpx gene encoding thiol peroxidase, with protein sequence MVTFKGNAVTLAGKAVQVGDKAPKVDLVAGDLSVKSVGGASGKYQIINVVPSLDTGVCATQTRKFNEKAANIPNTQVFVVSLDLPFAQGRFCSTEGIENVIALSDFRNKDFGDSYGVILAGSPLEGLLTRAVFVVNPDGQIVHKEIVSEITSEPDYEAALKAVK
- a CDS encoding FkbM family methyltransferase; protein product: MSPSSKNWGGANSPYLQNAKAISLGVSDYSPWDLEMAEIGYLVIEYDGSITHSPYTHPNITFHKKFVATNNSDSTITLETLLKDNQLDSTQANILQIDIENAEWEMLENINIETLAQNFAQVIFEFHGCNPEEKSGFHQRITQLGRLDKHFCPIHLHFNNHGKIFYSRGLFFSTSIEVSYINRKCLKDLGFNESQKIEQGILKDLDSPTWLANPEIPIRFS